From Saccharomyces kudriavzevii IFO 1802 strain IFO1802 genome assembly, chromosome: 11:
atataatgatgaaaaaattatttatCATACAGTTATCCCTGTCTGAATGGGTAATAATAGGTAACCTCTCATATGTTGATATATGTATTTCTGatatatttcaaaagaattggaGTGATGGCAACTAAAGAAGCTACGAAGACGGGCGAAATGTCACCTAAAACAGGAGACAACAAAGGAAATTTGGTTTACTAACATCTTCGATTAATGGTTAAACAACCATAAgataattttcaatttagtGGCTAACTTGATAACTgatgacaaagaaaaagctcACTTGTTGGGTTCCGATATCATCGAACAATCTCAAATTCTTAGATGGGCCTCCTTTGCCAATTCTGATGTCATGTACAACATTGCTCGCTCATACCTTTCCATTAAGGGTTTGATTCCATACAATAAGAAGGAAGTTGATGGTTGTTATGTTAAGATTGACAATTTCGCTGCCATTTTTGATGCTAGATTGAGAGACTACACCTATGTTGCCACCGAAAACATCTCTCTAGGTGACATTCACGCCGCTAGTTCCTGGGCTTTCGGTTTGGCTACTATTTTAGGTCCAGAATGGAGAGCTAAGCACCCCCATTTAATGAGGTGGTTCAACACTGTCGCTGCCTCGCCAATTGTAAAGGCTCCATTTGCCGAATTCAAACTGGCCGAGAAGGCTTTAACTTACGTTCCACAAAAGAAGCAGAAGGCCGAGAAGCCTAAGGCCGACAAGCCAAAggctgaaaagaagaaggacgAAGCAAAGTCAGAAGAACCTCGTccagaaaagaaggaaaagcaCCCATTGGAAGCTTTAGGTAAACCCACCTTTGTCTTGGATGACTGGAAGAGAAAATACTCCAACGAAGATACCAGACCAGTCGCTTTGCCATGGTTCTGGGAACACTACAACCCTGAGGAATACTCCATCTGGAAGGTTGGTTACAAATACAACGACGAATTGACCTTAACATTCATGTCCAACAACTTGATTGGTGGTTTCTTCGCCAGATTGTCTGCTTCCACCAAGTACATGTTCGGTTCTCTAGTTGTCTACGgtgaaaacaacaacaacggTATTGTCGGTGCCGTTATGATCAGAGGTCAAGAGTTCGCTCCAGCTTTCAATGTTGCTCCAGATTGGGAATCTTACGAGTACGTCAAGTTGGACGCAACTAAGGAAGAAGACAAGGAATTCCTCAACAACATGTGGGCTTGGGATAAGCCTGTAGTTGTTGATGGCGAATCCAAGGAAATTGTTGACGGTAAGGTTTTGAAATGATTCTAATGACTTTACTTGCAcaatttttcttaccaACATACATAAAAGATAAACGAAACaattttttagaaaaaaatatgaagtCTACTTCATGGTATATACCCCATAGTAACACGTGGTTTAATTCTATGTAACGATTAACGTTCATGTAAtcattatatatatatatatattgtaATAATCTCCCAATTGAATACCGAATTCTTCTGTGATCACTCCATAACAGCATTTTGCATATCCTCATTTCTCTTCAATCTCTTCCATATTTAGCAGGATATTTCCTATTGTATTATCTATTGTTGTTTAAAACAACCAGAATAAGTAACAGGAATCAGTCATAAGCGAGATACGTTACCCGAATTGGAAGgatttttatcttcaagGCTGGAAAACAATTTAGAATAGAACTTCAGATAGTGCAACACGTCTGGTGATATTTATGTGCTTTCAAGCAAGTATTCTCACAGTGCTTTAGgaagcaagaaaagaagtatATAGAAGTTGCAGTTGCTAGAGTTTGTGTTTCTTAATTAATTCTAgatcaattctttttttttaaaaatggCTACTGCGTTATATACCGCAAACGATTTCATATTAATCTCTTTGCCTCAAAATGCTCAACCTGTTACTGCTCTTGGTTCCAAGACTGATGCATGGTTCAACGAGAGCTTAATCGGTGGTAGAGCCTTTGTTTctgatttcaaaattccCGAATTTAAAATTGGGTCCCTAGACACATTGATAGTTGAATCGGAAGAACTGTCTAAAGTAGATAACCAAATCGGGGCTTCTATAGGTAAAATCATCGAAATCCTTCAAGGCCTAAGCGAGACTAGCACAAATGCGTATAAGACCTTGCCTATCAACAATATGCCAGTTCCTGAgtatttggaaaattttcaatggcAAACTAGAAAGTTTAAGTTGGATAAGTCTATCAGAGATTTGATAACATTGATCTCCAATGAATCATCTCAATTAGATGCTGACGTGAGAGCGGCTTTTGCTAATTACAACAGTGCTAAAACTAACTTGGCTGCTgctgaaagaaagaaaacaggTGACCTTTCTGTTAGATCCTTGCATGATATCGTCAAGCCCGAAAATTTCGTTCTCAATTCTGAACATTTGACAACTGTTCTCGTAGCAGTTCCCAAAAGTTTGAAatctgattttgaaaagtcgTATGAATCTTTATCCAAGAACGTTGTACCAGCATCTGCAAGTGTAATTGCCGAAGATGCGGAGTATGTCTTATTCAACGTTCActtattcaagaaaaacgTTCAAGAGTTTACAGTAGCTGCCagagaaaacaaattcATTCCTCGTGAATTTAACTATTCCGAGGAATTAATTgaccaattgaaaaaggaacaTGATTCTGCTGCTAGTTTAGAGCAATCTTTGCGTGTCCAACTGGTAAGATTGGCCAAGACAGCTTATGTTGATGTCTTTATAAATTGGTTCCACATCAAGGCCTTGAGAGTTTATGTAGAATCTGTGTTGCGTTATGGGTTACCACCTCACTTCAACATTAAGATTATAGCTGTCCCACCAAAAAATCTCTCTAAGTGCAAATCCGAGTTGATTGATGCTTTTGGATTTCTTGGCGGTAATGCCTTCATCAAGGacaaaaaagggaaaattAACAAGCAAGATACTTCACTTCATCAATATGCTTCCCTTGTCGACACAGAGTATGAACCATTTGTGATGTATATAATCAATTTATAATTGATATATAATACTAACTTAAGATCAATATatatttctgttttttttttattcttttcatcttttttcatgtaAGAAAGTCATCAGAGATTCGACAACTCGGATGATACGTAAATGTCAGTTGAGAAATTACCATTTACGCttaaaatttgaatatttccCCCCCtctatctttgaaattgcagttcttcttcatacttaataaaagaaaaagagggaatctaaaaaaaataaaattcagaaaaaaaaaaaataacgaaaaaaaaatctggtAGGAAATCCGTTGTTCTAGCACGAGTAGGTACTACAGGACCTACCTATACTGGAGAATATATTATCGTTCAAGGTAAGTCTGATTTATCAAATGCATTGGAATATAATGTCGAAAGAGCAgagttcttcttctgtatcATTACCAGCTATAGATAGCAGTGAGCCTTGTCCGATCGAAGTTCTGCTTAGAACAATACCCGAAAAAGGGCTACAAAACAATGAGTCAACCTTTAAAATAAATTCAGTTGATAATACTGTGTTATTTCGGACAAGTAAACCGTTACATAATGCGACAGGAAGCCCCCACTCAACATTTCAGTTTGACAAGGTCTTCGATGCTAATGCCACCCAAAAAGACgttcaagattttcttgtaaATCCAACAATAAAAGATATCCTGAGTGGTTATAACAGCACGATCTTAACATATGGGCCAAGTTTTAGTGGAAAATCCTATTCTCTTCTAGGGTCACAATACAATGAGGGAGTACTCCCAAATATATGCCAAGTCTTATTCGAAACgctggaagaaaatgaagaaacaaaggGAACCAACTTCTGCGTAAGTGTTTTGGCCTTCGAAATCTATATGGAGAAATCTTACGATTTGCTGGTACCGTTACCGGAAAGAAAACCATTGAAACTACATCGTTCTTCAAGTAAAATGGACTTGGAGATAAAAGATATTTGTCCAGCACATATTAAATCGTATGAGGACCTAAGAGGCTATGTTCAATCAGTTCAAAATACCGAGAATAGAGTGGGACGTGGCGGCAAAGCGGAAAGGTCAAAGTCACACCTGGTTTTTCAACTACACGTAGAACAGAGGAACAGAAGAGAGGATATACTGAAAAATAGCTCTTTATATTTGATTGATTTACATGGAGCGGAgaagtttgaaaagagaactGAAAATACACTATCCCAAGatgcattgaaaaaacttAACCAGTCTATTGAAGCCTTGAAAAACATTGTTCAACTGTTG
This genomic window contains:
- the TEF4 gene encoding translation elongation factor EF1B gamma (similar to Saccharomyces cerevisiae TEF4 (YKL081W); ancestral locus Anc_2.635), which codes for MSQGTLYINKSPRNFTAEALISHFKLDVKIADLEQSSEFAPLFPLKQAPAFLGPKGLKLTEALAIQFYLANLITDDKEKAHLLGSDIIEQSQILRWASFANSDVMYNIARSYLSIKGLIPYNKKEVDGCYVKIDNFAAIFDARLRDYTYVATENISLGDIHAASSWAFGLATILGPEWRAKHPHLMRWFNTVAASPIVKAPFAEFKLAEKALTYVPQKKQKAEKPKADKPKAEKKKDEAKSEEPRPEKKEKHPLEALGKPTFVLDDWKRKYSNEDTRPVALPWFWEHYNPEEYSIWKVGYKYNDELTLTFMSNNLIGGFFARLSASTKYMFGSLVVYGENNNNGIVGAVMIRGQEFAPAFNVAPDWESYEYVKLDATKEEDKEFLNNMWAWDKPVVVDGESKEIVDGKVLK
- the VMA5 gene encoding H(+)-transporting V1 sector ATPase subunit C (similar to Saccharomyces cerevisiae VMA5 (YKL080W); ancestral locus Anc_2.634) produces the protein MATALYTANDFILISLPQNAQPVTALGSKTDAWFNESLIGGRAFVSDFKIPEFKIGSLDTLIVESEELSKVDNQIGASIGKIIEILQGLSETSTNAYKTLPINNMPVPEYLENFQWQTRKFKLDKSIRDLITLISNESSQLDADVRAAFANYNSAKTNLAAAERKKTGDLSVRSLHDIVKPENFVLNSEHLTTVLVAVPKSLKSDFEKSYESLSKNVVPASASVIAEDAEYVLFNVHLFKKNVQEFTVAARENKFIPREFNYSEELIDQLKKEHDSAASLEQSLRVQLVRLAKTAYVDVFINWFHIKALRVYVESVLRYGLPPHFNIKIIAVPPKNLSKCKSELIDAFGFLGGNAFIKDKKGKINKQDTSLHQYASLVDTEYEPFVMYIINL